The proteins below come from a single Erythrobacter sp. SG61-1L genomic window:
- a CDS encoding alpha/beta hydrolase, which yields MANYVLVHGAWGGGQSYDKTRVDLEAAGHKVLVCALKGIGIRQNELHPGITLTDHINDVLVQITAAGFDRFILAGHSYGGMVVTGVAAQLGARIDALAYLDAFWPEDGQSLWDITGEFEHSWYIDRQKATPGLVPPIGGIDFEIVPNVVGLHPLLTLLEGVKLTGEEKKIPRHVYVYATDWQPTPFTRFAEKAKADPACDYHESKASHHVMSDQPEQIAEILLGLAG from the coding sequence GCGTCGATCTGGAGGCTGCCGGGCACAAGGTGCTGGTCTGCGCGCTGAAGGGCATCGGCATCCGCCAGAACGAACTACATCCGGGCATCACGCTGACCGACCATATCAACGACGTGCTGGTGCAGATCACCGCCGCCGGGTTCGATCGCTTCATCCTGGCAGGCCATTCCTATGGCGGCATGGTGGTGACAGGCGTTGCCGCGCAGCTGGGCGCGCGGATCGACGCGCTGGCCTATCTGGATGCCTTCTGGCCCGAAGATGGCCAGTCCCTGTGGGACATCACCGGTGAGTTCGAGCATAGCTGGTATATCGACCGGCAGAAGGCCACGCCGGGCCTGGTGCCCCCCATCGGCGGGATCGATTTCGAGATCGTCCCAAATGTCGTGGGCCTGCACCCGTTGCTGACCCTGCTGGAAGGGGTGAAGCTGACGGGCGAGGAAAAGAAGATCCCGCGTCACGTCTATGTCTATGCCACGGACTGGCAGCCCACCCCCTTCACCCGCTTTGCCGAAAAGGCCAAGGCGGACCCGGCCTGCGACTATCACGAGAGCAAGGCCAGCCACCATGTGATGAGTGACCAGCCGGAACAGATCGCGGAGATCCTGCTGGGGCTGGCTGGGTAG
- a CDS encoding FkbM family methyltransferase, with translation MRFKRGQGHGEAEFQVRHLSHPVIARAGTTDAIAMEYVFGSRSHLPHAPLPKGAVILDLGANVGYAAADFANSFPDARVIALELDSANAALARRNLAAYPNVELVEAGIWSEDGEMTYGGQRADGFAIGKGEKTARTISLATLLDERGIAAADYVKMDIEGAEWELFRHPDWLARVNALSVEVHDTDWMDPVEEILQQKGFVTSRQADHWSAIYASRP, from the coding sequence ATGCGGTTCAAGCGCGGACAGGGCCATGGCGAGGCGGAGTTCCAGGTTCGCCATCTCAGCCATCCGGTGATTGCCCGGGCAGGCACCACCGATGCGATTGCGATGGAATATGTCTTCGGCTCGCGGTCGCATTTGCCGCATGCCCCGCTGCCTAAAGGGGCGGTGATCCTCGATCTGGGCGCCAACGTGGGCTATGCGGCGGCCGATTTCGCCAACAGTTTCCCCGATGCCAGAGTGATCGCGCTGGAGCTGGATTCCGCCAATGCGGCGCTCGCCCGGCGCAATCTGGCGGCCTATCCCAATGTCGAGCTGGTGGAGGCCGGGATCTGGTCGGAAGATGGCGAGATGACCTATGGCGGCCAGCGGGCCGACGGTTTCGCGATCGGCAAGGGGGAGAAGACCGCGCGGACGATCAGCCTCGCCACTCTGCTTGACGAGCGCGGCATTGCTGCGGCCGATTACGTCAAGATGGACATTGAAGGCGCGGAGTGGGAACTGTTCCGCCACCCCGACTGGCTGGCCCGCGTCAACGCGCTGAGCGTGGAAGTGCATGACACGGACTGGATGGACCCGGTCGAGGAAATCCTGCAGCAAAAGGGCTTCGTCACCTCGCGCCAGGCCGATCACTGGTCGGCCATCTATGCCAGCCGCCCCTAA
- a CDS encoding GNAT family N-acetyltransferase: MGAIAIRHAEASDVDALAGLFDAYRQFYAQPSDLPGAWRFLSERLSRGESAIFLAELDGEAAGFTQLYPSFTSAGMARIFILNDLFVAPEARGQGVATALLRRAAEYGRGEGAVRLVLSTATDNFTAQALYEREGWLRDDAFLTYRLGL, encoded by the coding sequence ATGGGTGCCATTGCCATCAGGCATGCAGAGGCAAGCGATGTCGATGCGCTGGCGGGCCTGTTCGATGCCTATCGCCAGTTCTATGCCCAGCCGTCCGATCTGCCCGGCGCATGGCGTTTCCTTTCGGAAAGGCTCTCGCGCGGGGAATCGGCAATCTTCCTGGCCGAGCTGGACGGGGAGGCGGCAGGCTTCACGCAGCTCTACCCCTCTTTCACCTCGGCAGGGATGGCGCGCATCTTCATCCTCAACGATCTGTTCGTGGCGCCCGAAGCCCGCGGGCAGGGCGTAGCCACGGCGCTGTTGCGCCGCGCGGCCGAATATGGGCGCGGCGAAGGGGCAGTGCGGCTGGTGCTTTCCACCGCGACGGATAATTTCACGGCGCAGGCCCTGTATGAGCGCGAGGGCTGGCTGCGGGACGATGCCTTCCTGACCTATCGCCTGGGGTTGTAG
- a CDS encoding nitronate monooxygenase, giving the protein MTAFPKTSALMQRGAEFLGSDYAILCGAMSWVSERNLVAAISNGGGFGVIACGAMTPELLDAEIAGTKALTGKPFGVNLITMHPMLFDLIEVCKRHQVSHVVLAGGIPPKGSVEAIKEFGGKVLVFAPTLALAKKLLRSGADALVIEGSEAGGHIGPVATSVLAQEFLPELAADHVVFVAGGIGTGDMIAAYLEMGASGVQLGTRFACATESIAHPDFKKAFFRANARDAVASVQIDPRLPVIPVRALKNKGTEEFTAKQREVAQKLDDGELDMGAAQLEIEHFWAGALRRAVIDGDVESGSVMAGQSVGMVKAEEPAAQIIQTLMAECEAALSRK; this is encoded by the coding sequence ATGACCGCATTCCCCAAGACTTCCGCCCTGATGCAACGCGGCGCCGAATTCCTCGGCAGCGATTATGCGATTCTGTGCGGGGCGATGAGCTGGGTTTCGGAACGCAATCTGGTGGCGGCGATCAGCAATGGCGGCGGCTTCGGCGTGATCGCCTGCGGCGCGATGACGCCCGAATTGCTCGATGCGGAGATCGCCGGGACGAAGGCCCTGACCGGCAAGCCCTTCGGCGTGAACCTCATCACCATGCACCCGATGCTGTTTGACCTGATCGAGGTGTGCAAGCGCCATCAGGTCAGCCATGTGGTGCTGGCGGGGGGCATTCCGCCCAAGGGCAGCGTGGAAGCGATCAAGGAGTTCGGCGGCAAGGTGCTGGTCTTCGCGCCCACCCTGGCGCTGGCCAAGAAGCTGCTGCGTTCCGGCGCGGATGCTCTGGTGATCGAAGGCAGCGAGGCGGGCGGCCATATCGGCCCTGTGGCCACCAGCGTGCTCGCACAGGAATTCCTGCCGGAGCTGGCCGCCGATCACGTGGTCTTCGTGGCGGGTGGCATCGGCACGGGCGACATGATTGCCGCCTATCTGGAAATGGGCGCATCGGGCGTGCAGCTGGGCACCCGCTTTGCCTGCGCCACGGAAAGCATCGCTCACCCGGATTTCAAGAAGGCCTTCTTCCGCGCCAATGCGCGCGATGCAGTGGCCAGCGTGCAGATCGACCCGCGCCTGCCGGTGATCCCGGTGCGCGCGCTGAAGAACAAGGGCACGGAAGAATTCACTGCCAAGCAGCGCGAAGTGGCCCAGAAGCTGGATGACGGCGAACTGGACATGGGCGCGGCCCAGCTTGAGATCGAACATTTCTGGGCCGGCGCGCTGCGCCGTGCGGTGATCGATGGCGATGTGGAATCCGGCTCGGTCATGGCGGGTCAGTCGGTCGGCATGGTCAAGGCGGAAGAACCCGCCGCCCAGATCATCCAGACGCTGATGGCCGAGTGCGAAGCCGCGCTCAGCCGGAAGTGA
- the katG gene encoding catalase/peroxidase HPI — MNAEAKCPVMHGGNTTTSMANMGWWPESLNLEILSQHDRKTNPMGPDFDYREELKKLDVEALKADMHALMTDSQDWWPADWGHYGGLMIRMSWHAAGSYRIADGRGGGGTGNQRFAPLNSWPDNVSLDKARRLLWPIKKKYGNKVSWADLIVMAGTIAYESMGLKTFGFGFGREDIWHPELDIYWGAEKEWLGKDRYASADDETSLENPLAAVQMGLIYVNPEGVDGKPDPLKTAQAVRETFARMAMNDEETVALTAGGHTVGKCHGNGDASLLGPDPEGAPVEQQGFGWANPKGKGKGRDTVTSGIEGAWTTNPTVFDNGYFYLLFNYDWELKKSPAGANQWEPIAIKEEDKPVDVEDPSIRYNPIMTDADMAMVKDPVYRAISERFYNDPDYFREVFARAWFKLTHRDMGPKVRYFGPDVPAEDLIWQDPVPAGSTGYNVEAVKAKIAASGLSIADMVSTAWDSARTYRQSDMRGGANGARIRLTPQKDWEGNEPARLAMVLPVLEQIAAETGASMADVIVLAGNVAVEQATRAAGYDIAVPFSPGRGDATDEQTDADSFEPLEPIHDGFRNWQKKDYVVRPAELLLDRAQLMGLTAPEMTVLIGGLRALGANYGGSKHGVLTGREGSLTSDFFVNLTDMANSWHPVGGGVFEIRDRKTGAVKWTATEVDLTFGSNSILRAYAEVYAQDDNQEKFVKDFVAAWTKVMNADRFDAI, encoded by the coding sequence ATGAACGCCGAAGCCAAATGTCCCGTCATGCATGGCGGCAATACCACCACCTCCATGGCCAATATGGGCTGGTGGCCCGAAAGCCTGAACCTCGAAATCCTGAGCCAGCATGATCGCAAGACCAACCCAATGGGGCCGGACTTCGATTATCGCGAGGAATTGAAGAAGCTGGATGTGGAGGCGCTCAAGGCCGACATGCATGCCTTGATGACCGACAGCCAGGACTGGTGGCCGGCGGACTGGGGCCATTACGGCGGGTTGATGATCCGCATGAGCTGGCACGCGGCCGGTTCCTATCGCATCGCGGATGGCCGCGGCGGCGGCGGCACGGGCAACCAGCGTTTCGCCCCGCTCAACAGCTGGCCCGACAATGTCAGCCTGGACAAGGCGCGCCGCCTGCTGTGGCCGATCAAAAAGAAATACGGCAACAAGGTGAGCTGGGCCGATCTGATCGTGATGGCCGGGACGATCGCTTATGAAAGCATGGGCCTGAAGACCTTCGGCTTCGGCTTCGGGCGCGAAGACATCTGGCACCCGGAACTGGACATCTATTGGGGCGCGGAAAAGGAATGGCTGGGCAAGGACCGCTATGCCTCCGCCGACGATGAAACCTCGCTGGAAAACCCGCTGGCCGCGGTCCAGATGGGCCTCATCTACGTCAATCCCGAAGGTGTGGACGGCAAGCCCGATCCGCTGAAGACCGCACAGGCCGTGCGCGAAACCTTCGCCCGCATGGCGATGAATGACGAGGAAACCGTCGCTCTCACGGCAGGCGGCCATACGGTGGGCAAGTGCCACGGCAATGGCGATGCCAGCCTGCTCGGCCCCGATCCGGAAGGTGCGCCCGTGGAACAGCAGGGCTTCGGCTGGGCGAACCCGAAGGGCAAGGGCAAAGGCCGCGATACCGTGACCAGCGGGATCGAAGGCGCATGGACCACGAACCCCACCGTGTTCGACAACGGCTATTTCTATCTCCTGTTCAATTACGACTGGGAGCTGAAGAAAAGCCCGGCCGGCGCCAATCAGTGGGAACCGATCGCCATCAAGGAGGAAGACAAGCCGGTCGACGTTGAAGACCCTTCGATCCGCTACAACCCGATCATGACCGATGCCGACATGGCGATGGTGAAGGATCCGGTCTATCGCGCGATTTCGGAACGGTTCTACAACGATCCCGACTATTTCCGCGAAGTCTTCGCCCGCGCATGGTTCAAGCTGACCCACCGCGACATGGGGCCGAAGGTCCGCTATTTCGGGCCTGACGTTCCGGCCGAAGACCTGATCTGGCAGGATCCCGTCCCGGCTGGCAGCACGGGTTACAATGTGGAAGCCGTGAAGGCGAAGATCGCCGCCAGCGGCCTCAGCATCGCCGATATGGTCAGCACCGCATGGGACAGCGCCCGCACCTATCGCCAGTCCGACATGCGCGGCGGTGCCAATGGTGCGCGCATCCGGCTTACCCCGCAGAAGGACTGGGAAGGCAATGAGCCTGCGCGCCTCGCCATGGTGCTGCCGGTGCTGGAACAGATCGCTGCCGAAACCGGTGCCAGCATGGCGGATGTGATCGTGCTGGCAGGCAATGTCGCTGTCGAACAGGCAACCCGTGCGGCCGGCTATGACATCGCCGTGCCCTTCTCCCCCGGCCGCGGCGACGCGACTGACGAGCAGACCGATGCCGACAGCTTCGAACCGCTGGAACCGATCCATGACGGTTTCCGCAACTGGCAGAAGAAGGACTATGTCGTGCGCCCGGCGGAATTGCTGCTGGACCGTGCCCAGCTGATGGGCCTCACTGCCCCGGAAATGACCGTGCTGATCGGCGGGTTGCGGGCACTGGGCGCCAATTACGGCGGCAGCAAGCATGGCGTGCTCACCGGCCGGGAAGGTAGCCTGACGAGCGACTTCTTCGTCAACCTGACCGACATGGCCAACAGCTGGCATCCAGTGGGCGGCGGTGTCTTCGAAATCCGTGACCGCAAGACGGGCGCGGTGAAGTGGACCGCCACCGAAGTGGACCTGACTTTCGGTTCCAACTCGATCCTGCGCGCTTATGCAGAAGTCTACGCTCAGGACGATAATCAGGAGAAGTTCGTGAAGGACTTCGTCGCGGCCTGGACCAAGGTGATGAACGCCGACCGGTTCGACGCCATCTGA
- a CDS encoding nuclear transport factor 2 family protein, whose translation MKAKFTACAAALCLTLAAGAPAMAREPITAQAVIDKAEIEDLLTRYYAQFGGGVEDHVGEYYAEDGEMVLGANSYKGIAAIKGAYAAVPADAPQRKSFALNILIGNPLITVSGDTATARLVFTEYVVDKQGDAPRILTMGREFDWLVKRNGKWLIQKRQIMGANGTPEGWVD comes from the coding sequence ATGAAAGCGAAATTCACCGCATGCGCGGCCGCGCTCTGTCTCACGCTCGCCGCGGGCGCACCCGCCATGGCGCGCGAGCCGATCACAGCGCAGGCCGTGATCGACAAGGCCGAGATCGAGGATCTGCTGACCCGCTATTACGCCCAGTTCGGCGGCGGGGTGGAAGACCATGTGGGCGAATATTATGCCGAGGATGGCGAGATGGTGCTGGGCGCCAACAGCTATAAGGGCATCGCGGCGATCAAGGGCGCCTATGCCGCCGTTCCGGCAGATGCGCCGCAGCGCAAGAGCTTCGCGCTCAACATCCTGATCGGCAATCCGCTGATTACCGTCAGCGGCGATACGGCCACGGCCCGCCTCGTCTTCACCGAATATGTGGTCGACAAACAGGGCGATGCCCCCCGCATCCTCACCATGGGCCGCGAGTTCGACTGGCTGGTGAAGCGCAACGGCAAATGGCTTATCCAGAAGCGCCAGATCATGGGCGCCAATGGCACGCCGGAAGGCTGGGTGGATTGA
- a CDS encoding aspartate kinase, which translates to MKFGGTSMAGTERIRRVANIVRRQQAAGHEVAVVVSAMAGETDRLVNFCREANPLYDPAEYDVVVASGEQVTSGLLALTLQAMGCKARSWLGWQLPIHTDDAHSKARIEDFDSEALLASMAAGEIAVIPGFQGLSPANRVTTLGRGGSDTSAVAVAAAVNADRCDIYTDVDGVYTTDPRIVAKARKLSHVTYEEMLELASVGSKVLQTRSVSLAMKEKVRVQVLSSFIDDDAPAADTLPGTMIVSDEELEGLDMERQLITGIAADKNEAKVTLTRIADRPGAVATVFEPLAANNINVDMIIQNVAKDKGETDVTFTVPKADLLRTQALLEENKDKIGFFRMISDDKVAKVSVVGVGMRSHAGVASTMFKALADRGINIQAISTSEIKVSVLIDEDETELAVRVLHTAYDLDAKDEAA; encoded by the coding sequence ATGAAATTCGGCGGCACCTCGATGGCCGGGACGGAACGTATCCGTCGCGTGGCCAATATCGTGCGCCGTCAGCAGGCCGCGGGGCATGAAGTGGCCGTGGTGGTTTCTGCCATGGCGGGCGAGACCGATCGCCTGGTGAACTTCTGCCGCGAGGCGAACCCTCTGTATGACCCCGCCGAATATGACGTGGTGGTCGCCTCTGGCGAACAGGTGACTTCGGGCCTGCTCGCGCTCACCCTGCAGGCCATGGGCTGCAAGGCGCGCAGCTGGCTGGGCTGGCAATTGCCGATCCATACCGACGATGCCCATTCCAAGGCGCGGATCGAGGATTTCGATTCCGAAGCCCTGCTGGCCAGCATGGCCGCGGGCGAGATCGCGGTGATCCCCGGCTTTCAGGGCCTGTCGCCCGCCAATCGCGTGACCACTCTGGGCCGTGGCGGTTCGGATACGTCGGCAGTGGCCGTGGCCGCGGCAGTCAATGCCGATCGCTGCGACATCTATACCGACGTGGACGGCGTCTACACCACCGATCCGCGTATCGTGGCCAAGGCGCGCAAGCTCAGCCACGTGACTTATGAAGAAATGCTCGAACTGGCTTCGGTCGGCTCGAAGGTGCTGCAAACCCGCTCGGTCAGCCTCGCCATGAAGGAGAAGGTCAGGGTGCAGGTGCTCTCGTCCTTTATTGACGACGATGCGCCGGCTGCCGACACGCTCCCCGGAACGATGATCGTCAGCGATGAGGAACTCGAAGGACTGGACATGGAACGTCAGCTGATCACCGGCATCGCCGCCGACAAGAACGAAGCGAAGGTGACCCTTACCCGCATCGCGGACCGCCCCGGTGCGGTGGCCACCGTGTTTGAACCGCTCGCCGCCAACAACATCAATGTCGACATGATTATCCAGAATGTCGCCAAGGATAAGGGCGAAACGGATGTGACCTTCACGGTTCCCAAGGCGGACCTGCTGCGCACTCAGGCGCTGCTGGAAGAGAACAAGGACAAGATCGGCTTCTTCCGCATGATCAGCGACGACAAGGTCGCCAAGGTCAGCGTCGTGGGCGTCGGCATGCGCAGCCATGCAGGCGTTGCCAGCACCATGTTCAAGGCGCTGGCCGATCGCGGGATCAATATCCAGGCAATCTCCACCAGCGAGATCAAGGTCAGCGTGCTGATCGACGAGGACGAGACCGAACTGGCCGTCCGCGTGCTGCACACCGCCTATGACCTCGACGCGAAAGATGAAGCGGCCTGA
- the ubiG gene encoding bifunctional 2-polyprenyl-6-hydroxyphenol methylase/3-demethylubiquinol 3-O-methyltransferase UbiG has translation MANATVASATIRPEEAEHFGALAADWWNPKGSSAMLHKLNPVRLGFLREAVNRHWGADPASLKPLAGRSALDVGCGAGLLAEPLARLGAAVTGVDAAAENIAAASAHAAGGGLAIDYRHGELGALGLGQFNLVTAMEVIEHVADKALFVRQLAERLTDGALMVLSTPNRTPQSRLLMVDAAETVGLIPKGTHHWDDFITPEELGDLLADAGLTMGEPRGIAFSPMKGLHLSGDLSLNYIVTARAG, from the coding sequence ATGGCCAATGCAACTGTCGCATCTGCAACGATCCGCCCCGAAGAAGCCGAGCATTTCGGCGCGCTGGCGGCAGACTGGTGGAACCCCAAGGGATCATCCGCCATGCTGCACAAGCTCAACCCTGTGCGGCTGGGCTTTTTGCGGGAGGCCGTGAACCGCCATTGGGGCGCCGATCCCGCCTCGCTCAAGCCGCTGGCCGGGCGCAGTGCGCTGGATGTGGGCTGCGGGGCGGGCTTGCTGGCGGAGCCGCTGGCACGGTTGGGCGCGGCCGTTACCGGCGTGGATGCCGCGGCGGAAAATATCGCGGCGGCCAGTGCCCATGCGGCAGGCGGCGGCCTCGCCATAGATTATCGCCATGGCGAGCTTGGCGCGCTGGGCCTTGGGCAGTTCAATCTGGTCACGGCGATGGAAGTGATCGAGCATGTGGCGGACAAGGCGCTGTTCGTGCGCCAGTTGGCCGAAAGGCTGACGGATGGCGCGCTGATGGTGCTTTCCACCCCCAACCGCACGCCGCAATCGCGCCTGCTGATGGTGGATGCCGCCGAGACTGTGGGGCTGATCCCCAAGGGCACCCATCATTGGGACGATTTCATCACGCCTGAAGAACTGGGCGACCTGCTGGCAGATGCCGGGCTCACCATGGGCGAGCCGCGCGGCATTGCCTTCTCCCCCATGAAGGGCCTGCATCTGTCGGGCGATCTTTCGCTCAATTACATCGTCACCGCGCGGGCGGGCTGA
- a CDS encoding bestrophin family ion channel, with protein MILRDKPSWVELAFAVRGSIVPLIAPRIAGLMLFSALMVLLHNRYGAFPELEAVGFTVFGIALSLFLGFRNNAAYDRWWEGRKLWGGLLADMRSLAREVQLFVADEDRQRRIIRAARAFIHLHRANLRKLKDDERARELGGVLADAPHPPCAALDAITAELGDALRSGTMDGFGAKALQERVASIALQQAGCERIANTPLPYVYSLLIYRTTYVYCLLLPLALVGTAGWMTPVFVGIVAYVFLGLAEVTEDLSHPFGTTPNALPLDAICRAVEISLAPHLGEEPPAPLGAKNFYLS; from the coding sequence ATGATCCTGCGCGACAAGCCGAGCTGGGTGGAACTGGCCTTTGCCGTGCGCGGCTCCATCGTGCCGCTGATCGCGCCGCGCATTGCCGGGCTGATGCTGTTTTCGGCGCTGATGGTGCTGCTGCACAACCGCTATGGCGCCTTCCCCGAACTGGAGGCCGTGGGCTTCACCGTGTTCGGTATCGCGCTCTCGCTGTTCCTCGGCTTCCGCAACAACGCCGCCTATGACCGCTGGTGGGAAGGGCGCAAGCTGTGGGGCGGGCTGCTGGCCGATATGCGCAGCCTTGCGCGCGAAGTGCAGCTTTTCGTCGCCGATGAGGATCGCCAGCGGCGGATCATCCGCGCGGCGCGCGCCTTCATCCATTTGCACCGCGCCAATCTGCGCAAGCTGAAGGATGACGAGAGGGCGCGCGAGCTTGGCGGCGTGCTGGCCGATGCCCCCCATCCCCCCTGTGCCGCGCTGGATGCCATCACCGCCGAACTGGGCGATGCGCTGCGCAGCGGCACGATGGACGGCTTCGGCGCAAAGGCCCTGCAGGAACGCGTCGCCAGCATCGCCCTGCAACAGGCCGGGTGCGAGCGGATCGCCAACACCCCGCTGCCCTATGTCTATTCGCTGCTGATCTACCGCACGACCTATGTCTATTGCCTGCTACTGCCGCTGGCGCTGGTGGGCACCGCAGGCTGGATGACGCCGGTTTTCGTGGGCATCGTGGCCTATGTGTTCCTGGGCCTGGCCGAAGTGACGGAAGACCTCAGCCACCCCTTCGGCACTACGCCCAATGCCCTGCCGCTGGACGCGATCTGCCGCGCGGTGGAAATCAGCCTTGCGCCCCATCTGGGCGAGGAACCGCCCGCGCCGCTGGGGGCGAAGAACTTCTATCTGAGCTGA
- a CDS encoding glycerophosphodiester phosphodiesterase has translation MAEAPLTIIAHRGASGERPEHTLASYERAIDQGADFIEPDLVSTKDGVLVARHENEISGTTDVADHPEFADRKAIKTIDGEQVTGWFTEDFTLAELRTLRAKERLPDLRVANTRFDRLFQVPTLAEVLALVKAKEAETGRRIGIYPELKHPTFFKAQGFALGDMLLRQLGEAGYGAKDDPVFIQCFEVGPLEELRPKTKLRLVQLMAAEGAPADRSDMPYARMVTPEGLKRVAAYADGVGADLRLILNSDGSATPLVADAHAAGLLVHGWTLRRENAFLPAMLHNGTDLGAHGNMAGLVRMLEAAGVDGLFSDNPADAIAAR, from the coding sequence ATGGCTGAAGCGCCACTGACGATCATCGCCCATCGCGGTGCGAGCGGGGAACGGCCGGAACACACGCTGGCCTCTTACGAGCGGGCCATCGATCAGGGCGCGGATTTCATCGAGCCGGATCTGGTTTCCACGAAGGACGGCGTGCTGGTCGCCCGGCACGAGAACGAAATTTCCGGCACTACCGATGTGGCCGATCATCCAGAATTCGCGGATCGCAAGGCCATCAAGACAATCGACGGAGAACAGGTCACCGGCTGGTTCACCGAGGATTTCACTCTGGCCGAACTGCGCACCCTGCGCGCGAAGGAACGCCTGCCCGATTTGCGTGTGGCCAATACCCGCTTCGACCGGCTCTTTCAGGTGCCGACCCTTGCCGAAGTGCTGGCGCTGGTGAAAGCCAAGGAGGCCGAGACCGGGCGCCGCATCGGCATCTATCCCGAACTCAAGCACCCGACTTTCTTCAAGGCGCAGGGCTTCGCGCTGGGCGATATGCTGCTGCGCCAGCTGGGCGAGGCGGGATATGGTGCGAAGGACGATCCGGTGTTCATCCAGTGCTTCGAAGTCGGCCCGCTGGAAGAGTTGCGGCCGAAGACGAAGCTGCGGTTGGTGCAATTGATGGCGGCGGAAGGCGCCCCTGCGGACCGGTCGGACATGCCCTATGCCCGCATGGTCACGCCTGAAGGGCTGAAGCGCGTTGCCGCCTATGCCGATGGGGTGGGCGCCGATCTGCGGCTGATCCTCAATTCCGATGGCAGCGCCACACCCCTGGTGGCCGATGCCCATGCCGCCGGGTTGCTGGTGCATGGCTGGACCCTGCGGCGCGAGAACGCCTTCCTGCCCGCAATGCTGCACAACGGCACGGACCTTGGCGCCCATGGCAATATGGCCGGGCTGGTCAGGATGCTGGAGGCAGCCGGGGTAGACGGGCTGTTCAGCGACAATCCCGCCGATGCGATTGCAGCCCGTTAG
- a CDS encoding arsenate reductase — translation MTIHFYGIPNCDTVKKARTWLDGQGLSYTFHDYKKEGADAAKLKGWAAIVGWEKLLNRAGTTFRKLPDEAKQDLDGAKAVALMVEQPSMIKRPVVEHSGGLLVGFKPEEWAAALG, via the coding sequence ATGACGATCCACTTCTACGGCATTCCCAATTGCGACACGGTGAAGAAGGCGCGCACATGGCTCGACGGGCAGGGACTTTCCTACACTTTCCACGACTACAAGAAGGAAGGGGCGGACGCCGCGAAGCTGAAGGGCTGGGCGGCCATTGTCGGCTGGGAAAAGCTGCTGAACCGCGCGGGCACCACTTTCCGCAAGCTGCCGGACGAAGCGAAGCAGGATCTGGATGGGGCAAAGGCCGTGGCGCTGATGGTGGAGCAGCCCAGCATGATCAAGCGGCCGGTGGTGGAACATTCCGGTGGGCTGCTGGTGGGCTTCAAACCCGAGGAATGGGCAGCCGCACTGGGCTGA
- a CDS encoding antibiotic biosynthesis monooxygenase, translating to MYLNVFRSRKRADMDAAAYAEDAARMEELARRQPGFIAYRSYRAEDGETLSMSEWESEDHARAWARHAEHAMVQGRGRAEYYESYTVYSCPDPRVRHFPRAG from the coding sequence ATGTATCTCAATGTGTTCCGCAGCCGCAAACGGGCGGACATGGACGCTGCCGCCTATGCCGAGGATGCCGCGCGTATGGAGGAACTGGCGCGCCGGCAGCCCGGCTTCATCGCCTATCGCAGCTATCGCGCGGAGGACGGCGAAACGCTTTCCATGTCCGAATGGGAGAGCGAGGATCACGCCCGCGCATGGGCGCGCCATGCGGAACACGCCATGGTGCAGGGCCGGGGCCGTGCGGAATATTACGAGAGCTACACCGTCTATTCCTGCCCCGATCCGCGCGTGCGGCATTTTCCGCGCGCAGGCTGA